The Panthera uncia isolate 11264 chromosome C1 unlocalized genomic scaffold, Puncia_PCG_1.0 HiC_scaffold_3, whole genome shotgun sequence genome includes a region encoding these proteins:
- the LOC125911745 gene encoding uncharacterized protein LOC125911745, with product MGGGRGAGGGRTSSGGGARGLRLGAANRARPGPSAAGAPGAHWLARRGAGESAPLWALGVARGVSWPPVGARQRGLRQPCGGPGISTGIYCSADRSPSASALKPTPSSELSEAREVLVQRFAYQVEGDFFPEPSPGANGDTMRTLSDIVGSPSRILEQSCERSIGFSREAFSRISRTSKPNVTQLAEWSSFKYSFVSNLERRAIPSVNECHIEQRIAECLLCPGVDDQSK from the exons ATGGGCGGCGGCCGCGGAGCAGGCGGGGGCAGAACTTCGTCCGGGGGTGGGGCGcgagggctgaggctgggggctgCCAATCGCGCGCGCCCGGGCCCCAGTGCAGCTGGCGCGCCCGGGGCGCATTGGCTGGCGCGCCGCGGCGCTGGGGAGAGCGCGCCGCTTTGGGCACTAGGGGTGGCCAGAGGGGTCAGCTGGCCGCCCGTCGGAGCTCGGCAGCGTGGGCTCCGGCAGCCTTGCGGAGGACCTGGGATCTCCACCGGGATCTATTGTTCGGCTGATCGATCGCCTTCAGCATCCGCCCTTAAACCCACCCCTTCCTCCGAACTCTCTGAGGCTAGGGAAGTGTTGGTTCAAAGGTTCGCCTACCAGGTGGAAGGAG ACTTCTTCCCTGAACCTTCCCCCGGTGCTAATGGGGATACTATGAGAACACTCTCCGACATTGTGGGGAGCCCTTCACGCATCCTAGAGCAATCCTGTGAAAGAAGCATTGGCTTTTCAAGGGAAGCATTTTCAAGAATTTCAAGGACATCCAAGCCCAATGTCACTCAGCTGGCAGAGTGGAGCAGCTTCAAATACAGTTTTGTCTCAAACCTAGAGAGAAGAGCCATCCCTTCAGTAAATGAATGTCACATAGAACAAAGGATTGCTGAGTGCTTGCTTTGCCCTGGTGTTGATGACCAAAGTAAATGA